From the Bdellovibrio sp. ArHS genome, the window AAATCTGCACATTATCCCGGACGATCAGGCACTTTCCCGGTGTTTTATCTGTAATACGCCCATAGAAAAAGTGGACCGCGAACAGATCAAAGACAAAGTGGACGGCAAAACCTATGCTTTGTATGAAACCTTCTATTGGTGTCCCCATTGCCAGAAGGTGTACTGGGAGGGCTCGCATTTCTCTAAAATGTTGAATAAAGTTGAAGAAATCCGCAGGGCTTGTAAATCCTAGTGTCTAAAAAAATGACAGCGGTGATTTTCCGTAAAGAATGTTAAAGTGCCGCAGATAAAAATTGAGGGGATCGTATGAAGTCGTTGTTAGTCATGGCGATGTGGGTGCTGGTCAGTTTCTGGGGCTTGCCGTCTCAGGCTCAGGACATGGATGCCATACCAGGGGCCGCCGTCTATGAAAATGAAAGCCGAATCACTCTTCTTATTTATGGCTATCAGGTCGAATCAATCGAGCAAATTCATGAAATCTTCGCACAGGCTTTCAAATTACCTCAGTCCTATGGCGGAAATCTTGATGCTCTTTATGATGTGCTCACAGATCCATCGGTTCTTAAAAAGAATTGGGATATTACGATCATTTCC encodes:
- a CDS encoding barstar family protein, which encodes MKSLLVMAMWVLVSFWGLPSQAQDMDAIPGAAVYENESRITLLIYGYQVESIEQIHEIFAQAFKLPQSYGGNLDALYDVLTDPSVLKKNWDITIISGAELRVNIGDEKVDALLDVLNEAAAQDPTNSVSWWN